GGATGACCGTTGGGTTAATGATTGGCTATTGGATAAATTTTGCCTTATAAATTTTGGAATTCAGTTCAGACTCGAGAGTTTTGATGAGTTCTGGAAATGAATTGGAATGATTGCTGGAAatgttattttaagaatgaatttgatgagtaatttgatcatttacacgGGTTTTGTTTTGTCATTTTGTAATTGGTCCTTCTCTAATTGCGATTATGTGCAATTTAAAAGAAGAGTTATTACCTGTGGATTTTTCGTAAGTATATTTTTGTGAGTAAGTTTCATGTAAAACCGTCTACAAAATACTTTGATGTCCTTCTCACCCATACATTGTAGTTGATGGAAGTTATTTTAGTGGTGGGTAAATAAGTAAAGTAACACATAGTTTTACAATGACAATTGTGTCTTAACGGTTTTATACAAGAATTCTAGTATTTTTGCAGGGTTTAGGACTTTAGGAGTTGATTAGTACCAGCAATTCTGTTTAGCGTAGTGTTTGTTGTCTATGAAAGGAATCTTATCATCGGTCATTTTGTGGTTTGAATCTTTATTTTTCAGGACACTGGCTTCCCATTGACGGAAAGAGATCGACTTGGCCTTCGTGGTCTCTTGCCACCTCGCATTGTATCGTTTGAGCAGCAATATGACCGTTTCAGTGGGTTTCCTTTCTTTCATTTCTACATGTACCATCTCTTATTGTTTCTCGCCTACACAAACTATGTGCTCCAAACTCCAAATGTCGAAGTATTGGATACTCTATTTTTGGAGCTTTTTGTCTAGAAAGAAGTGTGACACGTCGGAGTAGCTGAATGTTGACACGCGACACACAACATAGCTTACACAATTCTAGTAATTTTGGCAATAGGACTCAAAGCTTGAGTAAATCAGAGGTGGAATCTAATTATCTTCCTCTTTTGTTTTAGCTGTTGCAATGTGGAAGAGTCTGCAAGTCTTGTTGCTTGATACTATTAGAGACTTGTATGGAGTATAAGATAACCTCAATATTGTCAATGCATGTGTCTTTAACTCTTCACTCCTGACTTCTGATTGAATAACCCCGttactttttttcattttcttggtTCGGACATGAATTCTTCGCTTGTGTGAGGGTAAACAGAGTTTTGATGGTGCCTAACATTTTTCTTGATCAGTTAGAGGTGTTGAAGTTTTAACGAATTTCTTGAGCTGTTAACTGTCATAAATAAATGTCTACTTAGAATGATTACAATTATTTAAATGGTCTTCTCTATTGGGTGCAGTGGAGTCATATCGATCATTGGAGAGAAATACTCAGGGTCAACCAGAAAGTTCTGTAGCTTTGGCGAAATGGAGGATCCTGAATAGATTGCACGATAGGAATGAGACATTATACTACAGAGTAAGGTCCATGATTTCTTCAATATATAATGAAAAGCTTTGGTCTGAGACTGTTTGGTCATTCTGTTCAGGTCCTTATTGATAATGTCAAAGACTTCGCTCCTATTATATATACTCCAACTGTCGGGCTGGTGTGTCAAAATTACTCTGGCTTGTTCAGACGTCCACGTGGAATGTATTTCAGCGCCAAGGATAAAGGAGAGATGATGTCCATGATTTATAATTGGCCAGCTCAACATGTATGCGTTGAATTCCCGGTTTCTGTTACCTTTTTGTTTAACTCGCTTGATTATTAAGATTGGAAGAAAATATAGCTGGTTTATCAGTACCTTTTCTTTTAGTTTTGAGGTAAATTTAGTTGATCGCTGCATTTTTTTAACTACTTAGTAGCTTGGTTTAACAACATTAGCCTAGTGCCTTAAGGGCTCCCACAAATTGCGGGTTAAGGAGGTTATTGCCCTTAGGTTGAAGGAAACTAAAGGTTGTTTCTGTATAACCAATAATAAAATTTCATCGAGAATTGCATCAAAATACTGCTGCTTTTTTCTGAGTCAGAATTACGGCTACAATATAATAGGGTATTATCTTGCTTTAACAGACATAAAACATTTACATAAGCTGTCAATAGTGTTTCCTTTTTTCAAGATACTTCGTTTCGAGGATGGTGCCTTTGGCAATTTGGTGTTTTTTCCCCCTGCTGATGGTTTTAGATGATGATTCACGTCAACTTATCGTCCTATCCCAAATCATTTGTTTCAGTATCTCTTCGCAATAGGAAGTGAAGTCTTGTTTTTGAGGTTGCTGGATAACTTAAGTTTATCTTTGGTCAGATTATCTGTCATCATCTATGGAGATACTGTTTTGTTTTTCCCCAAATGGGTCTCACAACCTTGGAATACTTTTGTAGAACCAGAATTTACCAACCCCTTTTCCCTTGCCATTTGTTCCTCCTGAGTATGATGTACATTATAATTGGTTCTTCTTCTTCCTGAATTAGGAATTACCGAATAGGATAGGACACTCTCTTTGTCAAGAACGCATGCTTATTCCTCACTTGTTATGCAGGTTGATATGATAGTTGTCACAGATGGTAGCCGCATTCTTGGCTTGGGTGACCTTGGAGTACAAGGAATCGGCATTCCTATCGGAAAGCTTGATGTGTATGTTGCTGCGGCAGGGATGAACCCACAGCGGGTAATACTCTGAAATAAATTGTATCTTGTACTGAACTTGTCATTTCTTATCCTTGATAAacatattaatatttaatatatGTTTTAATCTGCTTATCTTTTTTCTTTATATATGTTTTCAGGTACTACCTGTGATGCTTGATGTTGGTACTAACAACCATAAGCTTCTTGAAGATCGACTGTGTAAGTACTAGTGTGATGCCGTGATAGACACTAGATTCTGCGCTAAGCTCTTCTATATGTACTGTAGACGATTTCTGGAATGCATTACCAGTCGATTGTACCTTTTGCTTGGTGATTTCTATAAATGGCACCTGTATTTTAGATAATACGGCTATGTCGTTACTACATCTGACCCATCTTACTAAGCTATAGACGACTGCTTTTAAATAATGCGCTATATAGTTATATCCTAATGTTTAAATTTGATCAAAGATATATTATATTAAATTTTGCAATGACTAATCATTATGTCCACTGTTGATTTGCAAGCCTATAGTCTTCTCCATTGCCCGTAGATTGGGGTATTATGATCAAGAATTATCTGTCCATGtatattaactctctgtatttcGCTTTTCTGTGCATTAACTATTTACTTTCCTTTTTATGTATGCAGATTTGGGACTCAGGCAACCTAGACTTGAAGGTGATGAATATATTGCTATAGTAGATGAGTTTATGGAAGCTGTTCATACACGTTGGCCCAAAGCTATAGTGCAGGTTCGTTTTCTTAGATTATACTGCAGCGCATTCACTTTCATTCCTGTAACTTACTGATGAATGTGTGGCCAGTTTGAGGACTTCCAAATGAAGTGGGCATTTGAAACGTTGGAAAGATATCGTAAAAGGTGTTGCATGTTTAATGATGACATTCAGGTGAGTTTTGGTGCTGTTCATTATTAAATTTTGTGTCTAGTGTTATCTAAATGACATGCCTGTTTGTAGACATGAGTACTAACATCCGCTGGCTGGGGCTGTAATTATATAGTTGAGATGTTTTCCAGTTAAAATGTATGTACATTTAGTTATCTCTTATTGTACAGGGAACTGCTGGTGTTGCCTTGGCTGGACTGTTAGGTGCTGTCAGAGCACAGGGTCGGCCATTGACTGACTTCGTGAAACAGAAAATAGTTGTGGTTGGAGCTGGCAGGTTTGATCAGTGCTTTTAATTTGTTTTGTTGCTTGGTCTCTTTCTTTATACGTATGGCCAAAAAAACTGATTTCAACAAGATGATTTTCAGTGCAGGGATTGGTGTTCTAAACATGGCAGTTTGGGCTGTTACCAGGATGGCTGGGGCAAATGGCATACAAGACAAACATCAGTTTTACCTGATCGACAAAGACGTATGTTTTACTTGGGCTCTGTGCCTCTATGCTTTCGATAATAGCATTGTGTTATATAATTATATTAGGACCTGTCTCATTGCATGCATGTGATTTGTGTACTCTTTTCATTGACTAATGTTGAAAGTAGACAATATTTCCCTTTTGTTGATGGAGTCTTGACTGGTGTTTGGACTCTTGACATAATTGATGTTAGTCCTTTTCTCTTGGGTGCTGTTTTTTTCCCCAAACATTTTTGCGCGTTACACCGGTATTGGCGTCCACTGCTGGATGCCTTGATTGCTCATTTTTATAGATTCCATTTGACATCAACTCAATGTGAATGTAGGGGCTCATTACTAAAGAGAGAAAAAATTTAGATCCAGCTGCTGAATTATTTGCTAGATGTCCTGGAGAACATGATGGGCTCAGGGAGGGAGCAGATCTTGCTGAAGTGGTAAAATTTTTGCTTTTTCTGGACCATGCTTTAAATCATAATTCATTGTGTTTCTTTCTTGCATTGCACATAAGACTATCTGAAACTAAGACCCTATTCATGTTACAAGTCCCTTGAATTTTTTAATCTTAGTTCCTTCAGTTGTTCAGGTTAGGAATGTCAAGCCAGATGTGCTTCTCGGTTTATCTGGAGTTGGGGGTATCTTCAATGAAGAGGTGAGATGACCATGAACTCATAGTTTTGTTGCCATATAGAATATTTGTACTTTTGAGATGTACGTCCTGAAATGCTTCATAATTATTTTGTGCCAACTATGCTGGTGACAAACAATTTCAAAAACTAGGATTAATTTTgagctgcctacaaacagtcttAGAGCATCGATGTATACTTCATATGTATCTTTCATGCTTAAAAGAAATTCAGTCTGTCATATAACTTTCTATTGTACCACTGCTAGTCCAGATGCATTAATGTCATGGATGCTCTGCATGATTCAGAATATGAATAATTTTGTGTGTTCTCATCCTCGTCCTCTTCCTTTTTTAGCTTACTTGTCATTAACCTCTTCattacctatgacacaggtaCTTAAAGCTATGCGAGAATCAGACAGCCCTAGACCTGCTATCTTTGCCATGTCAAACCCTACACTGAATGGTTTGATTTTGTTCTGAGACTTGTAAACCTCTGAATTTTTTTTCCATGTCTAACTACTCGTTTATAACGTTCTTCCTGAAATTTCTTCTTGAGCAGCCGAATGCACTCCCGCTGACGCCTTTAAACATGCTGGAGAAAACATTGTGTTCGCAAGTGGAAGTCCTTTCCAGAATGTTGATCTTGGTACATATAATTAGCCATCTCAAAGCCTATTAGAATATTTGATTGGACTTGTTGGCCTGTGTCTATGAACTAGTGCCAAAAATAGCTTGAATACTAATTTGATAATGGTTTTGCAGGAAATGGAAAAGTAGGTCATGTGAATCAAGCGAATAACATGTATCTTTTTCCTGGGTGTGTGACTTCTTTTCAGCTCAAGTTGCTGATGGTATCTATTTCCAACCTTAGAGCTTAATTCAAGCAATTTAAAAATACGAAGTTTTCTCATGTATCAGGATTGGGTTGGGAGCTCTGCTATCAGGGGCTCGGTTGATCACTGATGACATGCTGCAAGCAGCTGCAGAATGGTAAAAAACTATTTTCCATGTTTTTTCGTACCGGAGTGTTCTCTCTGTATACTTGACTTAGAGTTGTTCATGGGCGGGATGGCCATCAGATCTGTCCGGTCCAAACCCTGCAACAGAAGTGGGTATGCAAAATGCATTTTCAAAAGCGTAGGCTTGGCTTGTCCTTAGGCATCAAATCCATGTTAGGCCCATATCTTGGTCATACAAGATTGCCATCTGTATTGCGATTACAAGTTACAACATTATGGCTTGTAAACCTGCTATTAGCTATTTTGTTTTCTCATATATACAAGATGGTTTTAACTGAAATTCAGTCAAGAGTTTCTTATTTAAAGCTGTTTTATCTGCAGTCTCGCTTCATACATAACAGATGATGAAATCCAGAGTGGCATTTTGTTTCCTTCAGTTGCCAGGTTAGTTCCTTAACACACAACTCTTCCGCCTCTTCTTTTCACCCTTCCCAAAAAAGAAAATGTTTCCAAACAAGGGCTTGTGAATTCATGAAGGCTAATACTGTATAGTTTTAATAGGAAGTGGTGGACTTTTCTTTCATTATTTTCCAAAAACTATAAATTATATTGGATAAATAAAGTTATACTGCACCTCAACTTCTGCTTTTCTATTCGATTTACATGGGAAAAGTAGACTTTATGTTCTCTATGAGACTTTTGTTATGAGCGGTATGTTTGGAAAGATAACAAATAACCACAATTGTTTTACTTGAATCCAGCATACGAGATATTACGGCAGAAGTTGCAGCTGCTGTATTGCGAGAAGCTGCCCTTGAAGACCTAGCTGAAGGTCATGGTGAAGTGGGGCCAAAAGAGCTCAAGTGTATGTCAAAGGTAAAATCCTCATTGATTTCACAATTTTGGCTTATCCGGTGTTTCTCGCATGTGTTTTCATCTCTTTACGTGGTATGGCCATGAAGAGGTTCATGTGATAAAGACTGGGAATATGCCAAGTGTCTAGTCATCAATGTTCTGATATTTCCTGAAATATCCATGTTATAAATTTGAAAAAGGATTTATTTTCTGCCTAAATCGAAGTATCAAAGTGTCGTGGGACTCATGTGAGGTAGGATAACTGGAAACCAGTTTTGATGTTCATGAAAACAAGAACTTGGAGTGGTGGATGATGCGCACATTAGATTCTAGATTCCAGTTTTATGAGAGATTAcaaactggaaaaaaaaaaggattctCCCCTTGAAACTCGTGTTGATTGACTGATATGAGTATCAATTGCAGGAGGAGAGTGTGGAATATGTGAAGCGCAACATGTGGTTTCCTGTATATAGCCCTCTTGTTCATGAATGAGATATCGGTCGATTGCTGGCAGAAAGCACCAAATTGTGTCACACGCAGGTGGGAGAAAATACTACTGAAAACAGATTGTTAAAGAATGCAAAGCCGAATTGTAGAATCCATCCATTTATAAGTTGTGCTTTCTGTCGACGATATATTTCAGTTGTGAAAACTATTTGTTAATATCCTATTATACCTGGTTTGTAGAATGAAATAGCTTCTTATATGATTACATATGTTTAGTTGGGTTAATGCCCAGAATGAATTTTTCGCTGAGGCATCAGTGCAGTATGAACTTCGTCTGATCGCGATAGTAACCATGTTGTGTTCATACATTTGTCTTACACAAGACCAATGGGGAGAGTATTGGTATGTTGTTAACATGACTTCAtcgaaaacatgttcacaaatcACAATTATCTTACACAAGGCGAATTGTGCTGAGTATTGGTATTGTTAACTCCCATCTCATAAAAATTGTTTAAAGCATCACGCTATTCCTAAACCCTATATAAATTAGTGTTTACATAGGACAGACATGCGTAGGAAGGAAACCTCCTTTTCTTCGAAATGTTAATAGAAATGTTGTAGATATTTCTTAAAGCAAAACTCAATCAACAGCTTGTTAGTCATTGAAAGTTGTGGAGCCTTTGAGCAGAGCTAAGAGTATTTGAAAGAAGCATGGCGATTGTCATTGGGCCTACGCCTCCCGGAACTGGCGTGATAGCAGAAGCAACCTTAACAGCCTCCTCGTAACATACATCCCCAACTAGTCGATATCCTCGAGGGCTGTCTGGATCCTGTTGCGCATAAAATAATCAGGAAATGTGATGAAAAATCAAGGCACGTTGTGATTTGTTATATCTCAAAATACAAATACAATTCACTTCTTTTTGGGACAAAAGCAGTACATGTACTGTGATTTACGACTCCCGAGTCCCTGTGAATTTTTTGTATTTAAACCTGTTTACGACATTTTCATCTTAGTTTCGTTGGATGTTACTGTTTATCTGCTACAATGGCTTCATTATTAAGAATTTCAAAGACATTAAGgttgtgtttggattgagggatttggaaagaaagggaggggagggaattggaaggatgagaaatccattgtttggttagcaaaatgaaggTAGAAGGATTTGGAGGGGAGAGAAAATGAATCCCTCAATTTCCCTCCTATAAGGTAAATTATTTCTCTataaatcttgcctattgtggagagattttgattaggcttggaggagggaaattggatccctccaaatctctccccctccatttccctcatttgctatccaaacaagggattttaaatcccatactctccctccctttcttttccctccaaatctctcaatccaaacacaccctaaggaaACCACAATACTGTCTACACGTCTAACAGCGACATTATAGAGAGATTATTACGGAGAAATATAATAGAAATCAGCTTACATCGACTGGGTTGATCCCAACATCAATGATGACGGCGCCAGGTTTAATCCAGCTACCCCGAACCATGTTAGCTTGTCCAACAGCCGAGATAATAATGTCCGCTTCTTTCGTGATGGCTTCAGGATTTTTTGTTCTAGAGTGAACAATAGTTACAGTAGCATCTTCCCTCTACAAAGATAAGGTCATTTGGAAATCAAACTAGAAGAATTAATCAATGGAATATAAAAGAGAGTCcaggcaaaaaaaaaatattcaggGATCTAAAAGCATACGCAAAGAGAAGAATGCGCACAACTGGGAAGTGAACTTACTTGAAGCAGTAGAGCAGCTGGCATCCCCACGATGTTACTTCGACCAATCACAACTGCCTTCTTTCCCTTTATTTGAACACCATATCTATGCAGTAACTCTATGCATCCCTTTGGGGTACACGGGACAAACAAAGGATCTCTGCCTCTCATTGCAAGGCGACCAA
This sequence is a window from Silene latifolia isolate original U9 population chromosome 8, ASM4854445v1, whole genome shotgun sequence. Protein-coding genes within it:
- the LOC141596701 gene encoding bifunctional protein FolD 4, chloroplastic, which encodes MLNAVGIEKDVDGFHPLNIGRLAMRGRDPLFVPCTPKGCIELLHRYGVQIKGKKAVVIGRSNIVGMPAALLLQREDATVTIVHSRTKNPEAITKEADIIISAVGQANMVRGSWIKPGAVIIDVGINPVDDPDSPRGYRLVGDVCYEEAVKVASAITPVPGGVGPMTIAMLLSNTLSSAQRLHNFQ
- the LOC141596700 gene encoding NAD-dependent malic enzyme 59 kDa isoform, mitochondrial-like, which translates into the protein MWRVTRSAASNLRRSRHFSISAAAAAAAIPGPCIVHKRGADILHDPWCNKDTGFPLTERDRLGLRGLLPPRIVSFEQQYDRFMESYRSLERNTQGQPESSVALAKWRILNRLHDRNETLYYRVLIDNVKDFAPIIYTPTVGLVCQNYSGLFRRPRGMYFSAKDKGEMMSMIYNWPAQHVDMIVVTDGSRILGLGDLGVQGIGIPIGKLDVYVAAAGMNPQRVLPVMLDVGTNNHKLLEDRLYLGLRQPRLEGDEYIAIVDEFMEAVHTRWPKAIVQFEDFQMKWAFETLERYRKRCCMFNDDIQGTAGVALAGLLGAVRAQGRPLTDFVKQKIVVVGAGSAGIGVLNMAVWAVTRMAGANGIQDKHQFYLIDKDGLITKERKNLDPAAELFARCPGEHDGLREGADLAEVVRNVKPDVLLGLSGVGGIFNEEVLKAMRESDSPRPAIFAMSNPTLNAECTPADAFKHAGENIVFASGSPFQNVDLGNGKVGHVNQANNMYLFPGIGLGALLSGARLITDDMLQAAAECLASYITDDEIQSGILFPSVASIRDITAEVAAAVLREAALEDLAEGHGEVGPKELKCMSKEESVEYVKRNMWFPVYSPLVHE